The genome window TTCATTCGACTGATTGTTGAGTAAGCGGAAAAGACCGTGATGCTTGGATAGGACGTGGCTGCCCGGCTCATTGAGATCATATGTTGAAGACTGTCATTATTCTGGTGTGTTTGATGTGCTGGCCGGCCGCGTTGTTTGCGGCAGAACCCTTGATTGGATGGGAGGGAGGACGAGGAACCAATACTGCCATTCAGGTGGATGGGATTAACGGTTTTCTTTTTACAGGCAAACTGTACGCTGTGGACAGTGCCGTAGGGTCTTTGGATGGAACATTCGGCGCTTCAATTTATGGAGCATCGACAAACCCATCGGCCTACAACGTGAGAACGGTATTTCTGGGTGAAAAAAACACGGTTGGGATTCAGATCCAGAACAATACGGGAGGGAACCTTCAGCTGACATCTATCTCTTTCGACTATCTTGCGTGGTTCTCAAATTCCCCTAAAACCATTACACTGACTTATGCTTACGGAGACTTGGATGATCCCGACAATACGGTACTCCAGTCTGTTGGGGGCCTGGGGCATGATGCAAGCTGGCTTTCGGATTATCCAGACTTTGACTGGACGCTTGAAAACCTCTCCGACTATGTTCTGGCCGATGGAGAAAGAGCAACCTTTGAACTGACCGCAACTGATGCTGCAGATGAAAACACCAGCGGGGCATTCGATAATATTGCTGTTAGCGGTCAGCGAGGGAATCCACCTCCTTTCGCTGCCATAGAGACTGGCGTGGAGAAGTCTGAAGTGACGAAAATGATGTCGGGAGCCGGGTTGATCTACCTCTGGTGTCCCGATGCCTTCTATGCCGACGGGGAAATTGCCGATATCGCGAAAAACGTAGGCATTGGTGCCCTGCGTTGGCCGGGCGGTACGGTTGTTACGGTTTCTCACTGGGATGCCTTTACCGGAGCATGGACTGACAGCTGGAATCCAACGTACGACATTGCCTCTGGTCAGCCGCCGGAAAACTTCATGGATCTTGATGAATACCTCGCACTCATTGACCAAACCGGTGCGGAAATCATGCTTGGCATCAATATGAGCTCAGGCAAGGAATGGCAGCGCGAGACCGAAGGCGTCGCCGAGGCTCGTGCTCTGGTACAGGCCTGCAAGGACCGTGGATATAATGTGAAATATATCTATTTCGACAACGAGAGTTATCATTCCGGGAACGGCTATAACCGCGATCTTGATGGCGATGGAGAAAGCTGGACTCCGGCCAGCTATGCCGAATCGTTTAATCTCTACGCAGAGGCCATCAAGGAAGTCTTTCCTGATGCAAAACTAATCGCTAATTGGATCAATAATGTTACGGGATCCGCCTTTCAGTCGGCCATGGAAACCATGCTTGGAATTGCTGGAACCAATATCGACTACGTGGATATTCACTGGTATTGGGAATGGGATAATGCGTCATGGCCCTTGTGGAAATCCGAACTGCCGATGTCGCGCACGTCGAGTTCTTTCTCATACAAAGATTCGATTCTCTACGCCAACAACCTGTTTGCCAGTCTTGGCTATCCGAACATTCGGATGGTGGTGCTGGAGTGGAATTTAGGCCCCGGTCCATGGCAAACCGATCTGGCCCACTCCAATTTTAAAACAGCCTTGATGCAGACCGAAATGCAAATGCAGTTTCTGCAGGCCGGGCTCGATATCGGCCTGATTTTTGCCCTGCACAATGCGCCAGGGGGAAACCCGGCCCTCGAAAATCATGTTGTGCGCAGTGGCGGTTCAACCTCTACTGCGCTTTGGATGTGGCTTTTTTCAAAAGCCGTCGGGAAGACTGTTGTTCAGGCATCTGCATCCATCGACGGCATATACATTGTTGCTGTCAAAGGCCGTCAAGGGGAACTGGTCGCGTATTTACTGAATAAAACTGACAGCGATAGACCGATAGAATTCATAATTCCCGGCTATCAAATTGATGAAATTGACGAGGCGTGGCGTTTCAAGGATGACGGCAACGGTCAGGGGTCCCTGCAGAAAATCGGTTTGTGGGATGTCAATGGCAGGAAGAGAACAACCCTTTTGGCGAACAGCCTGAATATGATTGGCTTCAACTATTTATCAAATGATGTGCCGAACCGTCCCGTCATCCAGGTTGAGCGTACCAGGGCCATTTCTGAGAGCCTTCTGGCGGGCTGGCATTCCGCCATGGGCATCGGTGGAGATATCTCTGCCGCAGGCATTAACGCTCTGCTTTGGGACAGTGACAGCTATGGGTTCGATGAAACCGTTGGTTCAACCGATGGTTCCTATGGTTCCGCTGATTTTGGAGCTTCGTCAGCTGCCGGTGCCTTTGTTGTACGTGCAACCAACGGGATGGATGAGGTAGGCTTCCAAATTGAGAACGAGACCGGCTTGCCGCTGTGTCTTGAAATGGTTCATTTCGACTATGCCCCGTGGTGGACCAGTTCGCCACAGGATGTTGCGCTCTATTACACCTTCGGGAACTTGTCCGGCGTTACAAACCGCACGCTGATCAATTCGGTTTCCGGGCTTTCAAGTTCAGGAAACAAGCTTGCAGATTATCACGATTTTGATTGGTCACTTTCTGTCCTGCCTGATCAGGTTCTGGAGCACGGAGAGAAAGCCAGCTTTATCTTGAGGGCGTCCAATGCCACAGAGATTTGGTCGAATGGGGCGTTCGATAATATTGCCGTCTCGGGCAGTACGGTTTCGGATGCTTCCGATTCGCTTGTGGTTTCCTGGCGTGCCGAAACGGCAAGAAAATATACGGTTGTTCAGTCATCCAGCCTGCTTTCGAATGAATGGAATACGGTTTCGCCGATTATAAACGGCATCCCGGGAGATATGTCGTTATCTGTTCTACTGGAATCTCCCGGGTTTTACCGGTTACAGGTGGAGAATCCGTAATGTGGGTGTGCAGGGAAACGATTTGTCTGGAGTCTGTTCGGCAATTCCGGTTTCGCCGGGAGCGTCGTTTGATCGCTGTGATGTTTATGCGGCGGCTTCGACCTAGAGGTTTCACCAGTATCTGTTCCATTTGCGTTTTATGTATATTGTGCACGATTTGATGCCCTGAAAATGAATCCCAATTTGATAACAAAGACAGTCCCTTTAAACCGCGAAGCAAATGATGTTGGTCTCATGACGCGGGAAGATTTGGAGAAGAGTAAACAGTAATGCGATGGATTTTGTACATAGCAGTTGCGGCTGTGCTGTCTGGATATGCAGAGCGTAATCAGCATCCGCTGAAAGATCGCCGACCGCTGGAACTGGAGATGCGGGAACGGCAGGTGGAGGTGACGTCCGCAGGGAAGTCTGCCTCCGCTGTGCTGACTCCCGCGGACAAGGTCTGGGACTGCTCGTCCAAACTTTGGATGCTGGTTGATATTGAAAACAATGGTCGAGCCCCTGTGATGGTTCGGGCCAATGTGACGGCAAAAAACAGTGAGAGCTGGAAAAAAGTCACCGGCGGAATTTCGGTGCCGGGAGGGAAAAGCGCCACGCTGCCGGTGCTGATTCTACACCAAGAAGATGACGCTGCACTGCGACAGGTTTTCGGAGAGATGCGTGGATATCCGGGCGGATATCAGTATTCGGGCTGGCGGCAGATCCCGGCATCGAAAATTAATCGCATCAAGCTCGATTTTTTTACAGATGGCGACGAAGTGGACTGTGACGTTTCCAATTTGCGCGCGGCCGTCGATTTTGAGTTTCCAACCATTGGAAACCTGAAAGAGAATTATGTGCCTGTCACCGATGAGTTCGGGCAGAACCGTCATGCCGACTGGCCGGAAAAGATACACAGCGAAACGAATCTGGTTCAGGCGCTTCAGCGGGAAACCGCCGAGCTGCAAAAGTTCCAACCCTTGGAAAATCGCAGCCGCTGGGGCGGCTGGACAGGAGGGGAACGCTTTGACGCTTCCGGACATTTCCAAACCTTGGAAAGAGACGATGTTTGGTGTCTGGTGGATCCGGATGGATATCCTTTTTGGTCGCTCGGAATTGATTGTCTGAATCTGGATGCCGGCAAAACGAAAACACCCGGTGTGGGCAAATGGAATCCGCGACTGAAAAATCTACAGAAAAAGTACGGGGATAACTGGCGGGCGGAATCGGTCGATTTTATGCATCGCCGATTGCATGTCTGGGGCGTGAATACGCTTGGCAACTGGAGCTCTGCGGATTTTTATCAGGTTGGACGGACTCCGTATACAGTGGCAGTACATTTTTGGCGGAATGTGATTCCTGAAAAAGGTGGAGATGCCAGTAAGGCGCTGCCGGATGTGTTTCATCCTGATTTTTCGAAGCATGTTTTTGATGCGGTCCGGAAGTTCCAGACCGAAGCGACCGATCCGTGGTGCATCGGCTTTTTTATTGATAACGAACTGTCATTTGCTCAGCCGGTTTCACCAGCAGCAAAAGCGCTGAATGCGCCGGAAGACTGTTTTACGCGTCAGGAATTTATTCGTCAGCTTCAGGAAAAATATGGCGATTTTGCAACGCTGAAGGCGGCCTGGGGATCGGAGGCGTCCAGCTGGGCAGAGCTGAGGGCCGGCGGCAAAGGTTCATGGCGCGATCTGCAGGATCTCAGCGAAATGTGGTATCGAAAATATTTTGGAACCTGTCGCGATTCCATGCGTGAGCTTGCTCCGCACAAGCTGTATCTCGGAAGCCGAATCAACCATACCGGCAATAAGACCGCACTGTCCATCTGCGCAGAATTTGCAGACGTGGTGAGCATCAATTTGTATGACTACACGCCGGATGTTTTACAGGTTCCGAACGGGTTCAACGCACCGGTCATGATTGGTGAATTTCATTTCGGAACCATCACGGAACGCGGAGTCTGGGGATGCGGCCTTTGTACAGCGATGGATATCGAGCATGCCGCCGACCTGTTTGAAGTCTACATGACTGCCGCGATGAAAAATCCGCTGATTGTCGGTGCGCACTGGTTCCAGATGTTTGACCAGCCGCTGACGGGGCGCGGTGACGGCGAGAATTATCGCATCGGTTTTGTGGATGGAACGGATACGCCGTATCCGGACATGGTGAACGCCTGTCGCCGGACGGCAGAACAACTTTATTTACTGAGGGAGAGTCTGAATGAACATTAAACAAAACGTATTGCTGGGGCTGGCATTGCTTAGCCTGAATGCCGCTGCTGAGCGGGAAGTTATGAATTTTAATGAAGCCTGGCGCTTCCAGAAAGCTGATGTGGAAGCATCGTCTCCAGAGTTGGATGATTCACAATGGCGCACGCTTAATTTGCCGCACGACTGGGGCATTGAAGGGCCGTTTGATCCCGAACTCCCGAACCGTACCGGCAAGCTGCCGTGGGCGGGAATCGGCTGGTACCGCAAACATTTCCAATGTTCGGGAAACGATCTGCTGAAAAAAGTATTTATCGATTTTGACGGGGCGATGTCCGACAGCACAGTGTGGCTGAACGGCAAGCTCGTTGGCGGCTGGCCGTATGGCTACTCATCGTTTCGGCTGGAGCTGACCCCGTACCTCAAAAAAGGCGACAACGTTCTGGCGGTGAAGCTGGATAACAAAGAAGAGTCGTCGCGCTGGTATCCGGGCGGCGGCATTTACCGCAATGTGCGCTTGGTGAAAACGGACGCGGTGCATGTGGACCACTGGGGCATTTCGGTGACAAAGCCGAATGTGTCAGAGACATCCGCAACCGTCGTCGTGACAACAGATGTAGTTGGTGCCGATGATCACACGCAGGTGTTTCATGAGATTGTTGGAGCAGGAATCAGCGGTAGCGGCACAGACTGTTCTCTGACGGTTTCTTCGCCCAAGCTGTGGAGTTTGGAAGCGCCGAATCTTTATACGCTCAAAACCGTTATCAAACAGGACGGGAACGTTGTCGATACGGTGGAAACTGTTTTTGGAATTCGATCGATTGAATACACGAAAGACGGGTTTTTCCTGAACGGGCAACAGGTGCGCATGAAAGGGGTGTGTCAGCATCACGACCTCGGACCGCTGGGCACTACCGTGAATAAGCGCGCACTGGAGCGCCAGATTGAAATCCTTCAGGAAATGGGCTGCAACGCCATCCGCACCTCACACAATCCGCCGGCGCCTGAGCTGCTGGAGCTTTGCGACCGTATGGGTATGCTGGTGCAGGTCGAGGCATTCGACTGCTGGAAGGCGTCAAAAACCCCAAATGACTACGGCCGCTTTTTTCCAGAGTGGCACGAAAAAGATCTGCGCGCGATGATCCATCGTGATCGCAACCATCCATGCGTGGTAATGTGGAGTACTGGTAACGAAGTGAAGGAAATGCGCAATAAAGAAGGTATTTTGGTTTCCCAAATGTTGGCCGATATTGTCCATAAACTGGACCCGACCCGCCCAGTAACAACCGGATGTAATCATGCAGTGGCCGGGTTCAACGGATTTGAAAAAACAGTTGATGTATTCGGCTTTAATTATAAGGCCAAGGACAATGCCGCTGTTTACCGGCGGTTCATGAAAGAACATCCCGATCAGCCTTTTTACGGGAGCGAAACGGCGTCGTGCATCAGTTCGCGCGGCGAATATTTTTTCCCGGTTTTGGATGACAAGGCGATGGGACAGGGCGGACACTTTCAGGTCAGCAGCTATGATCTTTTTGCTCCGCCGTGGGCGTATAAACCGGATGTGGAGTTTGAGGCGCTGGACCGGTATCCGGCCATTTTCGGGGAGTTTGTCTGGACCGGTTTCGATTATATCGGCGAGCCGACGCCTTATAACAAGGACAACACCAATCTGCTCAACTTTACCGATCCGGATGAGCGCAAGCATATGGAAGAGCAGCTTGCCAAGCTGGGCGGAAACATTCCGCCGCGAAGTTCCTATTTTGGAATTGTCGATTTGTGCGGATTCAAAAAAGACCGTTTCTATATTTATCAGGCGCGCTGGCGGCCGGAGCTGCCGATGGCGCACATTCTGCCTCACTGGAACTGGCCGGAGCGCGTAGGTGAAGTCACTCCGGTACACGTTTATACCTCCGGCGACGAAGTCGAACTGTTCCTGAACGGGAAATCACTCGGACGGAAAAAGAAAGGCGAATACGAATACCGGCTGCGCTGGGATGATGTGGTTTACGAGTCCGGCGAGCTGAAAGCGGTAGCTTATAAAAACGGAAAGCCGTGGGCCGAGGATGTTGTGAAAACGACAGGGACTGCCGCGAAGCTGGAACTGACCGCAGATCGCGCACAGATCAGCGCAGATGGCACTGATCTGTCCTTCGTAACCCTTCAGGTTTCGGATGGTGAAGGACTGCTGGTGCCGCGCACACATAACCGGTTTAAGCTCAGTATCGACGGTCCCGGTGAAATTATTGCTGTTGGTAACGGTGATCCGACCAATCTGGAGTCGTTCCAATCATTGGACAGAAACGTATTCAATGGATTGGCGCTGGTTGTTGTGCGTTCGAAAAAAAGTGAGCCCGGTACGATTCGACTGACGGCACAGTGTGACGGACTGCAAGACGCAACCATTCAGATTCAAGCGAAGTAATGATAAAACGTATACAGATTATAAAGTTCACAGCAGTGAGCTGGGCAGTGCTCCTGCTGTTCCTGGGCGGCGCGGGCGCAGATGCCGTTGAGATTACGGTTCAGGCGGACCGTGTGGCCAGTAGCTATCCGGTCCATCCGTTCGGCATGAATCTGAATTATCTGCGTGATGTCGACTCGCTGTGGCCAGTGCGGACTCGGAGTGTTGAAGCGGCGCTGAAAGACATGAAGGTGCGCTGGCTGCGTTACCCCGGCGGCGAGAAGTCGGATCATGTCCGTTTTGCGTCGCCGCCGTATACAAATGCAGCGCCGGTTGTTTTCGATTACTGTGAAAAATCACAGCGGGACGACCTGCTGGATTTTGATGAGTTCATCGCTCTTTGCCGCCGCCTCGGAGCCGAACCTTGGGTCGTGGTCCCATATGACACCTCTGCCCGAACGAAACGGTACGGAGATTTTCTAGAACATGCTGTCGCCTGGGTGACCTATGCCAACCGGATACGCGGTTATGGAGTGAAATACTGGGAAATCGGCAATGAGAACTGGAGCTCGCAGAGCCGGAATCCCAACCCGAAGCGGAGTCTTGATATTCTTCAAATCGCACAGTCTATGAAACAAGCCGACCCGTCCATTCGCATTGCTGCGAGCGGTGTTGATCCTGCTGTTGTGAAGGATACGGTGAATATTCTTTCTCTCAGCGGTTATGTCGGGACATGGGAAAAGAGTGACTGGAAAGAGACGTTTGATTCTTTACAGGGAGATGCTCTTTTGAGCCCGAGCTGGAAAAAGGAAAAGAGAGTCATTAAAAAGTCCGGTCGTGATTATCTGCTGGCGGTCGTGGAATGGAGCTTTAAATACGACAAGAAACGCAATGATCTGATCAGTGCTATCGGTGCGCTGGATGTCGCCGGCAGACAGTACCGTTATGGCGACGGAATGATCAATCACATGTATTGGACGACACGATACATGGATTTGGAGCAGGCCGATGCTGTTTTCTGTACTCTGGATACCCGGAACGAACTGACGGCTACCGGGCGGGCGGCCTGGATCATCGGTAATTTTTTCACTCGACAGCCAGTGGCCTGTACGTCGGATTTTCCTCAAAACGTCCATGCTTACGCATTTATTGATGATGAACAGAAACGTGTCAATGTGCTGCTCATCAATCATACGGATCAGAATCAATCGGTTCGGGTGACATTTGAGGGAATGTCCGGGGTGTCGCTGTGTTCAGTTTTTCAGTTTTCCGGTACAGGCCCGCTCGACACGAAGCCGGTTTGGAAAGAGCTGAATATGCTGCCTGAGCAGCTTGTCCCTTACAGTGCGATTATTATCCAGTCGGAAAAAGATCACCGTTAACCAGTGAATTAGAAAGAGAGAGGTTTATGAATTTAAAATTAGGAGTTAAATGGTTGCTTCCCAGAACGATCATGCTGTTGCTCTGCAGTCAGAAGGTTTGTGCGGTCGGGGAAGTTTTGGTCGAAGCGGAGACTTTCGCCGATAAGGGGGGCTGGGTCGTGGATCAGCAGTTTATGGATATTATGGGCTCTTCCTACTTGTTGGCTCATGGGCTGGGAAAGCCGGTGGAGCCTGCCCGGACAACCGTTTCTTTTCCGGAGACCGGCAGTTACCGGCTGTGGGTTCGGACGAAAAACTGGGTGCCAGGGAACTGGGATGCGCCGGGACGATTTAAGGTAAGCATTGAAGACCGGGTCGTCGATACGGTTTTCGGGACACAGGATGGCTGGGCCTGGCAGGATGGCGGTGTGGTTGAGATCTCCGATTCCTCTGTGTCTCTTGCATTACTGGATATGACTGGATTCGACGGGCGATGTGATGCTCTCTATTTCACCCGGGATGTTGATGCTGTCCCCCCGAACGACCTGAAGGAGCTTGCTGCGTGGCGGAATCGTTTGGCGGGAATTGCGGAAACACCATCTGCCGCGGTGACCTGCGACCTAGTCGTCGTGGGGGGAGGGATCGCGGGCTGTGCTGCCGCTGTTGCTGCCGGAGAGCAGGGGCTGAATGTTGCACTGATTCATGATCGACCGGTGTTTGGTGGAAATGCCAGTCAGGAGGTGCGTGTTCATACGTTAGGTATCTATGGGGCGGGCACCCGGATTTTAAAAGGGCTGGATACGGAAAAATGGAAGAACGGTTCGGCACAGGCCGTCGGCGATAATGAAAAACGGGATGCCTTTATGCGCAATGCCATGAACGTACAGGCATTCCTGTCGTACAGAGCATATGCTGTACAGGCGGACGGCTCCCGGATTCAGTCTGTAGATGCTCGGCATATTGAGACTGGAGAAACCATCCGGTTCTCCGCTCCGCTGTTTATCGACTGCACCGGCGATGGCTGGATCGGGTACTGGGCCGGTGCAGATTTCCGTTACGGCCGGGAAAGCGCGGATACCTATAATGAGGGAGATCCGGCGGAAGGTGATCGCTGGTCACCGGCGGTCGCGGATCGGATGACCATGGGATCTTCCCTGCTTTGGAATTCCGAACACTCAGGCAGCCTGCAGGATTTTCCGGCGGTGCCATGGGCAATGGATGTGGCGAAGCAGTATGCGGCTGTTGAAGGCGACTGGGAATGGGAGTTTGCGCGGGAGGATCTGCATCAGGTGGATGATGCAGAAGAAATCAGGGATCATCTTCTGCGGGCTGTTTGCGGTTCATTTTATAATGCCAAGCAGAATCCGGAAAACGGGGATGTTGCCTTGAAATGGGTAGGATATCTTCTTGGGAAGAGGGAGTCCCGGAGATTGATGGGCGACTATATCTATACGCTGGATGACATGCTTTCCTGCCGGAAATTCGAGGATGCCGTGGTCGAGGAAAAACGCTCTGTGGATGTACATTATCAGCTGGAATCCGGCGGGTTCCTTTCTGAGGCAATTTTCCATAAGCCGCAGGATTCGTATTATGTTCCATTTCGCAGCCTTTATTCACGTAATATTGAAAACCTGATGATGGCCGGCCGCTGTTTCAGCTGTTCTCATATCG of Tichowtungia aerotolerans contains these proteins:
- a CDS encoding FAD-dependent oxidoreductase; this encodes MNLKLGVKWLLPRTIMLLLCSQKVCAVGEVLVEAETFADKGGWVVDQQFMDIMGSSYLLAHGLGKPVEPARTTVSFPETGSYRLWVRTKNWVPGNWDAPGRFKVSIEDRVVDTVFGTQDGWAWQDGGVVEISDSSVSLALLDMTGFDGRCDALYFTRDVDAVPPNDLKELAAWRNRLAGIAETPSAAVTCDLVVVGGGIAGCAAAVAAGEQGLNVALIHDRPVFGGNASQEVRVHTLGIYGAGTRILKGLDTEKWKNGSAQAVGDNEKRDAFMRNAMNVQAFLSYRAYAVQADGSRIQSVDARHIETGETIRFSAPLFIDCTGDGWIGYWAGADFRYGRESADTYNEGDPAEGDRWSPAVADRMTMGSSLLWNSEHSGSLQDFPAVPWAMDVAKQYAAVEGDWEWEFAREDLHQVDDAEEIRDHLLRAVCGSFYNAKQNPENGDVALKWVGYLLGKRESRRLMGDYIYTLDDMLSCRKFEDAVVEEKRSVDVHYQLESGGFLSEAIFHKPQDSYYVPFRSLYSRNIENLMMAGRCFSCSHIGLGGPRVMRTTGQMGIATGYAAFLCLNYQTTPRGVYQGHIEELQSLIGLTAQLEGLQVANP
- a CDS encoding glycoside hydrolase family 2 TIM barrel-domain containing protein; the protein is MNIKQNVLLGLALLSLNAAAEREVMNFNEAWRFQKADVEASSPELDDSQWRTLNLPHDWGIEGPFDPELPNRTGKLPWAGIGWYRKHFQCSGNDLLKKVFIDFDGAMSDSTVWLNGKLVGGWPYGYSSFRLELTPYLKKGDNVLAVKLDNKEESSRWYPGGGIYRNVRLVKTDAVHVDHWGISVTKPNVSETSATVVVTTDVVGADDHTQVFHEIVGAGISGSGTDCSLTVSSPKLWSLEAPNLYTLKTVIKQDGNVVDTVETVFGIRSIEYTKDGFFLNGQQVRMKGVCQHHDLGPLGTTVNKRALERQIEILQEMGCNAIRTSHNPPAPELLELCDRMGMLVQVEAFDCWKASKTPNDYGRFFPEWHEKDLRAMIHRDRNHPCVVMWSTGNEVKEMRNKEGILVSQMLADIVHKLDPTRPVTTGCNHAVAGFNGFEKTVDVFGFNYKAKDNAAVYRRFMKEHPDQPFYGSETASCISSRGEYFFPVLDDKAMGQGGHFQVSSYDLFAPPWAYKPDVEFEALDRYPAIFGEFVWTGFDYIGEPTPYNKDNTNLLNFTDPDERKHMEEQLAKLGGNIPPRSSYFGIVDLCGFKKDRFYIYQARWRPELPMAHILPHWNWPERVGEVTPVHVYTSGDEVELFLNGKSLGRKKKGEYEYRLRWDDVVYESGELKAVAYKNGKPWAEDVVKTTGTAAKLELTADRAQISADGTDLSFVTLQVSDGEGLLVPRTHNRFKLSIDGPGEIIAVGNGDPTNLESFQSLDRNVFNGLALVVVRSKKSEPGTIRLTAQCDGLQDATIQIQAK